The following DNA comes from Magnetococcales bacterium.
GCCGTGATGAAATTTTTCCGCACTCTGCGCGAGGGTTCGCTGCCCACGGCGGCGGCTACCGCCATGGGTAACTTCTACAGCATGATGACCGGGCAACCCAACGGGGGGTCTCCCTTTTATGTCGCCTGGATCACGACCTACGGCTGCAACCGCAAATGCCTTCATTGCGACTGGGTCTGGTCGCGGACTTCGCCCGATGATCTGGCGCGTGAACTGACAATCGATGAAAAGATGGGGGTTGCCGATCAACTGGCCCGCTCCAGGGTCTGGGGGGTGACCATTTCCGGGGGAGAACCTCTGATGCTGCCGGGAATGCTCGATGTCATCAGGCGCCTCAAGGAGGGGGGAAAACGGGTCAATCTGTGTACCAATGGTGTGCTTCTTCCCCGGTTCGCCAGGGAACTCCTGGCGATGGACATTGATTCGATCACCGTCAGCATGGACAGCTTCCGTCCCGAGGAGCACGATCATGTCCGCGGCGTCCCCGGTTCCTTCCGCAAGTCGATGGCGGGTCTGGACGCGGTCCGCAAGCTGCGTGGGACCTCCGATCGCCCCAGAATGGTCATCAAGGGAATCATCGCCGCGCTGAACTTCCGGGAGATGCCGCAGTGGGTCGAAACCTTCCAGGAAATCGCCGACGAGGTGGAATTTCAGCCGGTGCAGAACAACCTTGTTCATCAGATCAAGGAGGGAGAGGACGCGCTGTTGTTCCGTCCGGAGCATGAAGAGGAATTTCGCCAGGTGCTCAAGGAACTGGGGCGGCGGTGGCCCGTATTCGATTCCCCTTATTATCGTTCCATGCCGGAATTTGTTTTCCGTCCACTGGAATTTTTCGATTCTGGAGGTTTTCGCTGTCTGTTTTTCTCCTCATTCTACCTGGAGATCAATCCCTATGGCGATGTTGGCAGTTGTCCGGGGCAGTATGTCCTGGGAAACCTCAGGAAGGAGTCGTTGACCGACATCTGGCGCAATCCGGCGACCTGCGAGCACCAGAAACATCTGCGTTCGAAGGAAAACCGCTGCCTGTGCTGGACCTACAACAGTGTCCTCAATCTTTATCTGCTCCCGTTTTACCGCCGTTCACCCTGGATCAAGGATTTTTGAACCATGGATCCCGAGACCTACCGTAATATGGCAGCGACCCAGGATGTCCATTGGTGGTTCCGTGGCCGACGGAGGGTTCTTGAAAAAATGCTTGAGCGTTGCTCCTTTCCGTCCGATGCAAGGATATTGGACGCAGGGTGTGGTACCGGTCCCAATCTGGGAATGCTGCAACGCTTTGGTGGTGTGTGGGGGATGGAACCCAATGATTTTGCCTTGGATGTGGCGCGAAAGACCGCCGGGGCCATCGTCGAATTCGGGACCCTTCCCGACAGGATTCCCTTCGCTTCACTGGAGTTTCACCTGATCACCCTGCTGGATGTCCTTTCCTGCTGCGAGGATGATGGTGCCGTGATCGAATCGTTGTCGAACCGCCTGGTCGATGGGGGATGGCTCCTCGTGACTGCCCCCGCCTACGATTTTCTGTGGTCGAGCCATGATGAGGCCCAGCATCACTACCGGCGTTATACCATTCTGCGCCTGCGGCGGTTGATGGAGGGGGCGGGTTTGCGGGTGGTGTTCGCGACCCATTTCAACATCCTGTTGTTCTTTCCCATCGCCCTGGTGCGGCTGTTCAAGAAGATGACCGGCCTGCTCCGGGGGGACGATACCGGGGCGTTGCCTCGCGAATGGATCAATCGACTTTTGTACCGGATCCTGGCCCTGGAAAGCGGTTGGATCGGTCGTTCGCGGGCCTTGCCGTTCGGGGTTTCCCTTCTGGTGATGGCGCAACGGGGCGATCGTCGTTCTTCGGGGAGGGACTCGGATGCACCCAAAGCTTGAAACGGAATTTTCCGCCACTCAAGCCGCTTCCCCTCCGGGCGATGAATCCGTGCAACCACGGCGCAAGCGTCCCCTTCTGTCCATCGTCACCCCTTTTTTCAACGAGGGGGAGGGGGTTCACCACTACTTCAGGGAACTTTACGCCCAACTGGAAAGAATCGCCGGCATCGATTGGGAAATCATCGCGGTGGACGATGGCAGTCGCGACAATACTTTGCAACTGTTGCTCGAACACGCCCACTGGGATGGGCGGATCAAGGTGGTGGAACTGTCGCGCAATTTTGGCAAGGAACTGGCGCTCAAGGCGGGCCTGGATCATGTCTCGGGGGATGTCGCCATCGTCATGGATGCCGATCTTCAGGATCCCGTCTATCTTATTCCCGGAATGCTCGAACAATGGCGTCATGGTTTCGATGTCGTGCTGGGGGTGCGCGAGGACCGAAGCTCCGATACCTGGTTGAAGCGATGGACCTCTTCCGCTTTCTACACCCTGTTCAACATGATTTCCGATACGTCGATTCCGGTCAATGCGGGTGATTTTCGCCTGATGGACCGAAAGGTGGTCGATGTCCTGTGCTCCATGAACGAATGCAATCGTTT
Coding sequences within:
- a CDS encoding radical SAM protein — protein: MAVMKFFRTLREGSLPTAAATAMGNFYSMMTGQPNGGSPFYVAWITTYGCNRKCLHCDWVWSRTSPDDLARELTIDEKMGVADQLARSRVWGVTISGGEPLMLPGMLDVIRRLKEGGKRVNLCTNGVLLPRFARELLAMDIDSITVSMDSFRPEEHDHVRGVPGSFRKSMAGLDAVRKLRGTSDRPRMVIKGIIAALNFREMPQWVETFQEIADEVEFQPVQNNLVHQIKEGEDALLFRPEHEEEFRQVLKELGRRWPVFDSPYYRSMPEFVFRPLEFFDSGGFRCLFFSSFYLEINPYGDVGSCPGQYVLGNLRKESLTDIWRNPATCEHQKHLRSKENRCLCWTYNSVLNLYLLPFYRRSPWIKDF
- a CDS encoding class I SAM-dependent methyltransferase — encoded protein: MDPETYRNMAATQDVHWWFRGRRRVLEKMLERCSFPSDARILDAGCGTGPNLGMLQRFGGVWGMEPNDFALDVARKTAGAIVEFGTLPDRIPFASLEFHLITLLDVLSCCEDDGAVIESLSNRLVDGGWLLVTAPAYDFLWSSHDEAQHHYRRYTILRLRRLMEGAGLRVVFATHFNILLFFPIALVRLFKKMTGLLRGDDTGALPREWINRLLYRILALESGWIGRSRALPFGVSLLVMAQRGDRRSSGRDSDAPKA
- a CDS encoding glycosyltransferase family 2 protein; this translates as MHPKLETEFSATQAASPPGDESVQPRRKRPLLSIVTPFFNEGEGVHHYFRELYAQLERIAGIDWEIIAVDDGSRDNTLQLLLEHAHWDGRIKVVELSRNFGKELALKAGLDHVSGDVAIVMDADLQDPVYLIPGMLEQWRHGFDVVLGVREDRSSDTWLKRWTSSAFYTLFNMISDTSIPVNAGDFRLMDRKVVDVLCSMNECNRFNKGIFSWVGFRTTSLPYVRPVRQVGQTKWNFLQLCLLAWQGVTSFSAFPLKLMTVIGVFLSGGAFLYGLYLILDTVILGGDVPGYPSIMVTVLFFSGLNMLGLGILGEYVGRIYFETKKRPPYVVRTVHRLEPGVQPIAQGKDTIAVSIPRACDPRDLNLL